A window of the Gossypium arboreum isolate Shixiya-1 chromosome 2, ASM2569848v2, whole genome shotgun sequence genome harbors these coding sequences:
- the LOC108467275 gene encoding pyruvate kinase 1, cytosolic has protein sequence MHSTHLLLEEPIRMASILEPSKASFFPAMTKIVGTLGPKSRSIEVISGCLKAGMSVARFDFSWHDPEYHQETLENLKAAVKLTKKLCAVMLDTVGAEMQVVNKSEKAISLEADATVVLTPDKGQEASSELLPINFDGLSKAVKKGDTIFIGQYLFTGSETTSVWLEVSEVKGDDVVCVIKNSATLAGSLFTLHGSQIRIGLPTLTDKDKEVISTWGVQNKIDFLSLSYTRHAEDVRQAREFLSKLGDLYQTQIFAKIENIEGLNHFDEILQEADGIILSRGNLGIDLPPEKVFLFQKAALYKCNMAGKPAVVTRVVDSMTDNLRPTRAEATDVANAVLDGSDAILLGAETLRGLYPVETISTVGKICAEAEKVFNQDMYFKKTVKYVGEPMTHLESIASSAVRAAIKVKASVIICFTSSGRAARLIAKYRPTMPVLSVVIPRLKTNQLKWSFSGAFEARQSLIVRGLFPMLADPRHPAESTSASNESVLKVALDHGKAAGVIKSHDRVVVCQKVGDASVVKIIELED, from the exons ATGCATTCGACTCATCTGTTACTCGAAGAGCCAATCAGGATGGCTTCAATCCTGGAGCCGTCGAAGGCT AGCTTTTTTCCGGCAATGACGAAGATAGTGGGAACTTTAGGTCCAAAATCTCGATCCATTGAAGTCATTTCCGGTTGCCTTAAAGCTGGAATGTCTG TGGCTAGGTTCGATTTCTCATGGCATGATCCGGAGTATCATCAGGAAACATTAGAAAATTTGAAGGCTGCCGTTAAGCTCACTAAGAAGCTTTGTGCG GTTATGTTGGATACTGTGGGTGCTGAGATGCAAGTTGTTAATAAAAGTGAGAAAGCTATCTCACTTGAGGCAGATGCTACCGTTGTTTTGACACCGGATAAAGGACAGGAGGCCTCTTCAGAATTATTGCCAATCAACTTTGATGGACTGTCGAAG GCAGTGAAGAAGGGAGACACTATTTTCATTGGTCAGTACCTGTTTACTGGGAGTGAAACCACGTCTGTATGGCTGGAG GTTAGTGAGGTAAAAGGAGATGATGTGGTTTGTGTGATTAAGAACTCTGCAACATTGGCTGGGTCATTGTTCACTTTGCATGGCTCTCAAATTCGTATTGGTTTGCCTACCCTCACTGATAAAGACAAGGAG GTTATAAGTACTTGGGGAGTTCAAAACAAAATTGACTTTCTCTCACTATCATACACACGACATGCAGAAGATGTTCGCCAA GCTCGTGAATTCCTTTCAAAGTTGGGTGACCTCTATCAGACACAAATATTTGCAAAGATTGAGAACATAGAG gGATTAAACCATTTTGATGAGATTCTTCAGGAAGCAGATGGTATCATTCTTTCCCGTGGAAATTTGGGCATTGATCTCCCACCTGAGAAG GTGTTCTTATTTCAAAAAGCTGCTCTTTATAAGTGTAACATGGCTGGAAAGCCTGCAGTCGTCACTCGTGTTGTGGACAGTATGACTGACAACCTGAGGCCAACTCGTGCTGAGGCAACTGATGTTGCCAATGCTGTTCTTGATG GAAGTGATGCGATTCTTCTTGGTGCTGAGACCTTGCGTGGATTATACCCCGTTGAAACCATTTCTACTGTTGGCAAAATTTGTGCTGAG GCAGAGAAGGTATTCAACCAGGACATGTATTTCAAGAAGACTGTCAAATATGTTGGAGAGCCAATGACCCACTTGGAATCCATTGCTTCCTCTGCG GTACGAGCAGCAATTAAGGTGAAGGCATCAGTTATTATATGTTTCACATCCTCAGGAAGAGCTGCTAG ATTGATAGCAAAGTACAGGCCAACGATGCCAGTTCTCTCAGTTGTCATCCCTCGCCTTAAGACGAATCAATTAAAGTGGAGTTTCAGTGGGGCCTTTGAG GCAAGGCAATCCCTAATTGTCAGAGGTCTTTTCCCTATGCTCGCTGATCCACGACATCCT GCAGAGTCTACAAGCGCATCAAATGAGTCAGTTTTGAAGGTTGCACTTGACCACGGGAAGGCTGCCGGAGTTATTAAGTCACATGACCGAGTCGTAGTTTGCCAGAAGGTCGGAGATGCTTCTGTTGTGAAGATTATTGAGCTCGAAGATTAA